The genomic stretch TACCGACATCCAATATATTTGGTCCTTGCAAATACGGACTAATAGCAAGGCTATCGATAATATGTTTGCTAAGCATCTGTAAAGGATCGCGAATGCTGGTTAAATTATGTATTTGATTCCATTTATGTAATAGCAATACGTACTCGACTAATTTTTTACTGGTTATTTCATTAATACTGAAATGATTCTGGCTTAATTGATTTAAAAGCTCGGTATGTAACAGTTTGAAGTCGACCATGTAGATTTTCCGTAGAACAGGCTTAGGTAATTTTTTATAAAAAATTTTCTAAACCGTAAACTAATTTTTTTAACGATATTACTTTTTTGCAAGCTAGTAATACGCCTGGCATATAGGCATTACGATCTATGGTTTCATGGGAGATAATGAGATTCCCACCGATATGACCAAATAGCACATCTTGTTTGGCAAGAAATCCTGGCAGACGTAATGCATGTATTGGGATCTGATTCTTAAGCGCGCCACGTGAACCGGTTAAGGTTTCGTGAATTTTCTTGGTGCTAGGGAATGTTTTTCTACCGGCGCTAATCAATTCGGCTGTTTTTATGGCGGTTGCAGAAGGTGCATCCAGTTTATTTTCATGATGTGTTTCAATAATTTCACATTCGGAAAAATAATGTGCGGCTTGTTCAGCAAAACGCATCATTAACAAAACGCCTATACAAAAATTGGGTGCAATAATTCCGCCTAAGTTTTTCCCAGCGCAAAGGCTTTGCAATTCTTTTATTTGCTCTGGAAGTAAACCACTAGTACCAATAACAGGATGAGCATCTGCTAGTATGATGTTTTTGGTATTTTCAAAGACCACGGCTGCATTGGTAAAATCAATGGCAATATCGGCTTTGCTGGACAAGAGTGATTTTTTTAGTTCGTCGCTACTGTGAGTTTCTGCTACTAAATCGAATGTTGGATCCTGCTTAATCGTTTTAGCAGTGATTTGCCCCATGCGGCCAGCAGCACCATTAACGAGAACGCGAATTGACACGATAAATTCTCCTGTTGTTGCAAGGGATGGGAGTGACTATACTCTATATTTTATGAAATTATCTAGTAAAGCAAATCTTTATCTTATTTTAGCCACCTTGATGTGGGGGATTACTTTTCCGTTGACTCGAAATGCTTTGACTGAGGTCGATCCGTTTGTATTTGTGAGTTTACGTTTTGCTTTAGCTGCGCTGGTTTTGTTACCTAGTGTCTGGATTTTGTTCCACAACACCACCCGATCTATTTTGCGTGGCAGTTTGATCATTGGAGTTCTCAATGCAGGGGCTTATCTTAGTCAAACCATAGGTTTAGAAACCGTGCATTCTGCACGTGCGGCATTTATTACAGGCGCTAGTGTTATTTTAGTTCCTTTTCTAGCGCCTTTGTTTAAACTAGAAAAACCAAGTCGCTTGGATTTGTTGTGTTCGGGCATAGGATTTCTAGGGCTTTATGTTTTAATGGATGTAAAACATCTTTATCTCGGGCATGGCGATTTATGGATTTTTTTAGGGGCTATCTGTTTTTCCTTACAAATTACTTATCTACAACGTATTAATCAATTGATCGGCGATTACCAATTATTAGCTTTTTACCAACTTTTGTTTACCATTCCTTTTGTATTTTTATTTACTAAAGGTCATTCTTTTAGTGCCGCTTTGCAGCCGCAAGCTTTAATTGGCATTATCTTTTGTGCTGTATTTGCAACCAGTTTGGCGTATTATTTACAAAATAAATATCAAAAATTTACCAGTGCTCCGAAAGCCGCGTTGATATTTGCCTTGGAACCGGTATTTGCTAGTTTATTTGGCGTATTGATTAACCATGAAATGTTGGCAAAAACCACACTGGTTGGTGGCTCATTATTGTTGATAAGCTTAATTCTTCCAGCGGCAGTGAGCTTGAAAAAAGAATCTGATCCTCTCATCAAATAATAGGTAATAAAATGACTGAATTAAAAACTACCTTTTTAAAAGATTACATCCCACCTAGTTTTTTGATAAATACGGTTGAATTAACGTTTAAGTTAGATGAGGATTTGACGCAGGTTAATTCTCGTTTGACGCTTATTCGTGACTCGGTAACAGAAAATAAAAATAAATCACTGGTTTTGCAGGGTGAGAATTGCGAATTAATTTTTATTAAACTTGACGGACAGCTTTTACCAGCGAAAGAATATCAACTTAAGGATCATGAATTAACTATTTTTCAAGTACCTGACAAGTTTAGTCTTGAGATTGAAAATAGAATTAAGCCTAAAGAAAATACCGCATTAAGTGGATTGTATGTTTCTCGAGGAATTTTTTGCACTCAGTGTGAGGCAGAAGGTTTTCGTCGCATCACTTATTTTTTAGATAGGCCCGATGTGTTAGCGCGTTACACCACCACTATTATTGCTGATAAATCAAAATACCCGATTTTATTATCAAATGGTAATAAAATCGCCGAGCAGGATTTAGCGAGCAATCAACATTCTATTACTTGGGAAGATCCATTCAAAAAGCCCAGTTATTTATTTGCCTTGGTTGCAGGTGATTTAGAATATATTCAAGATGAATTTGTAACTCAATCACAACGCAAAATAAGCTTACAGATTTTTTCTGAAAAAGGTGAAAAAGATAAATGTCTTCATGCAATGGATTCTTTAAAAAAAGCCATGCGTTGGGATGAACAAGCTTATGGTCGTGAATATGATTTAGACATCTTCATGATTGCGGTCATCGATGATTTCAATATGGGAGCGATGGAAAATAAAGGGCTTAATATTTTCAATGCACAGACCATTTTGGCGGATCCGAATTCGGCAACCGACGCAGATTATAGTTATATTACCAAAGTAGTAGGGCATGAATATTTTCATAATTGGACCGGTGATCGCATTACTTGTCGCGACTGGTTTCAATTAAGTCTTAAAGAAGGATTGACTGTTTTCCGTGAACAGGAATTCAGCGAATCTATTGGTAATCCTGCTACTGAACGGATCAACACGGTAAGACAATTAAGAGCTATGCAGTTTGCAGAAGATGCAGGTCCTTTAGCTCATCCCGTGCAACCTGATTCTTATATTGAGATTAATAATTTTTATACCATGACGGTGTATGAAAAAGGCGCTGAAATCATTCGCATGATGAAGGTCTTAGTGGGTCAAAGGTTATTTCGTAAAGGCATGGATGATTATTTTATCGATCATGATGGACAAGCCGTCACCATCGAAGATTTTGTTAAATCGATTGAGAAAGGGAGCGGTTACGATCTAAAACAATTTCGTCGCTGGTATAAACAATCGGGAACACCGGAATTACAGGTTGATTACCATTATTCACCCGAAGAAAAAACCTTTGATTTGATACTTAAACAACATTGTCCTGCTACACCGGGACAACCGACTAAAAAACCTTTTTATATTCCTTTAGTGATGGCGTTATTAAATCCAGAAGGCCAAGCTATTGATTTACAATTAGTCGGTGATGATAAACCTATGGGGATAGAGTGCACATTGAAGCTGAGAGAGTCCGAACATGTTTTTCAATTTGTTAATGTCCAAGCTAAACCGATTCCTTCTTTATTAAGAAATTTTTCTGCACCAGTAAAACTTAAAGTTAAATATTCTGACGAAGATCTTGCATTTTTAATGCAGTCAGATACCGATGGTTTTAATCGATGGGATGCTGCACAGGAATTGGCAAGTCGAATTGTGTTGCGCCGAATTCAATCCTCAGCATCAAGCGAAGACTCAGCAGTTAATCAATTGATTAAGGGATATAAAATTCTATTTGCTGATGATAAGCAGGATAGTAAGGATCTATTGGCAGAATTATTAAGTTTACCTAGTGAAGCTGCTTTTGCGGAACAAATGCCTATTATTGATATCGATGGGATTCATGAAGAAAGAGAATGGTTGCGTTTTCAATCTGCTAAAAAATTAGAAAATAACTTTTTACATTGTTATCAAGTCTGCCATGATTTAAAACCTTATGTTTTTGATAAGAAGTCGGTGACGAATCGACGTTTAGCTAACCTAAGTTTAACCTATCTCATGTTATTGCAAGACCCCAACGTGCATCATCTCTGTGTGGATCATTACAAAAAAGCCGATAACTTAACGGATCGAATGGTGGCATTGAGTGAAATAGTTAATCATAATTTGTCGCAAAGAGATCGTTTTTTAAAAGAGTTTTATGAAAAAAATTCAGCTAATTCTTTAGTGGTTTGTAAATGGTTGGCGATACAAGCGCGTGCTCCACTGCCGGATACCTTGCATCAGGTTAAAAAATTACTGAAGCACCCAGCTTTTGATTGGAAGAATCCAAATAAAATTCGATCCTTGATTGGTGTTTTTTGTTCAGAAAATCGTAGTCAATTTCACGATCGTTCAGGTGCAGGTTATGTATTTTTAAGTGAACAAATACAGCGTCTTGACCCGATCAATCCTCAAATAGCGGCGCGTTTAGTAAAACCTTTCACGCAATGGAAGCGTTTTGATGCCAATCGTCAAGCCTTGATGCGTGAACAATTAGAAAAGCTCATTAAAATACCAGGACTTTCTTCAGATGTGTATGAAATGGTGAGTAAAAGTTTGTTATAAACTCTTTGCACTTGAATTTTGTATGGTCAAATGGTCTGTTTAGCCAAAAAGATACCCACTAAGGCGATCAACATACCGATCAGTTGACTGAGGCCTAAATATTCTGAAAAAAAGTACCAACCTGCCATCGCAGCCACCATCGGTTGGATAAGCAAGGCGGTTGACGAGAAGGTAACGGGTAAATAGGGTAAGGCATAAGCGATCAGTCCTTGTCCTAAAATATGCGCAAACAAAGCTAGAGCAAATAAAATGATCCAAGCCATTTCCGTTTGCGGTATAGCCAGCTCGCTGGACAGGCAGGTGATGATAAGCAGAGTGAGCATGCTGGCAAAAGTTGATATCGCCATACTTGAAAAAGCAGTAAATTTTTTACGCGCTCGATTCAGTACTAATAAATAACCGGCATAGAAAAAAGCGGTGATGAAGGCCAATCCATCACCCATACGGATATTTTTGTCCATGTGAAGGGTAGGATGAATTAAGACGGCTATACCTAAAATGGCTAATAATAAACCAATCACTAATTTTTTTTGTGGTGGCTTACGTAAAACAATCCATCCCCATAAAGCGATAATGATGGGTGAAAAGTTAGCAATTAAAGTCGAATTAGCGATAGTCGTATATTGAATAGAAAGATGCCATGTGGCTAGATCGCCGCCAAATAAAACACCTGAAAATAATAACCAAAGATAATCTCTTAAAATCGGCGCCTGCCTATCATCGGGACGAGTATAGCCTTGTCCTATGGAAAGTAAGGTTAAAATAGGAAAGGCGATAGCCACTCGCCAAAATCCTGTCGCAATTGGACCTACTTCGCTTAATCGGACAAAAATAGGAGCAAAACCTATCGCTATAGCACCTATCACTAAATATAATAGGGCAAGTTTACGTTTTTTCGCTGAACCAATCCTTTTTAAATGCTTGACCATAAATTAAGCTCCAATAAAAGAAACCTTGTGCTTATTTTTTAAAGTTATCAACAGGAGAGATTAGGTTTCCAACTGTTTAATTAAAGCATAGTTTGTCTTGAGCGTACCGATAAGTTTTATATCAGCGCAGTTTTTCACTAAGTTCTAAAAATATCGTCTATGATATGAAAGTACACTAAAAAAAATACGTATATAACAGAGTAAAAATGGACAGATGTAATGTGGGCTTTTTATAGGAGCTGTTATCAATTTGCCATGATTGCCATGATGTTGGGTAGTCTAAGTGCTTGCCTGGTGGGGCCCGATTTTGTATCACCTGAACCTCCGAAGGTAAATCATTACACAAAACCTCCGTGGCCTTGTAGAACGGGCAGCGCGCCAGGGCATGGAGGAGCGTCGCAGCAATTTATTCAAGCCAAAACTATTTCCGCGGAGTGGTGGCGTTTATTTCATTCACCTAAAATAAATAAACTCATTTGCCAAGGTATTACTAACAGCCCTAATTTAAGAGCGGCACAAGCTACCTTACGCGAAGCACAGGAAAATTTAAGTGCGGGCATAGGAAATGGTTTGTATCCAAATATCTCAGCTCAATTGACAGCGCAGCGTGGTTCTAACACTGGATTTTTTTCGGGCAATGCTACAAATAATTCGATAACCACAACCTCAAGTGGGATTCCTTCCGCAATATTTAATCTATTTAATGCCTCATTAAATGCTTCTTATGTACTTGATTTTTTTGGAGGAATACGCAGGCAAATACAAGGTTTACAATCCCAAGTTGAATATCAATATTTTGAACTTCGCGCGGCATACCTGAGTTTAACATCCAATATTGTGACTACAGCTATTACCATTGCTTCGTTGCATCGACAAATTTGTGTGACAAAACAATTGATACGGGAACAAGCCGCACAATTGGCGATTATAAAAAAACAATTTGATCTCGGCGGTGTTTCGCAAATTGAGGTGGTCGCGCAACAAACGCAGTTGGCGCAAACGCGAGCAACTTTACCGCCTTTAGAAAAAAGTTGGGCGCAAACACGTCATTTGCTGGCTATTTTAGTGGGCGCTTTCCCTAGTGAATGTCATATTATTCCGTCTTTGGATTTGGATGAATTGCACTTACCGACAGAACTTCCATTGAGTGTGCCTTCTGCATTGGTTCGACAAAGGCCCGATGTGCGTGCCGCTGAAGCGTTATGGGAGGCGGCTAATGCTCAAATAGGCGTTGCTACGGCTAACTTATACCCACAATTTGCGTTGAATGGTTCTTGGGGTAAATCTAATTCAGTCGGAAGTCAAGTATTTAGCTCGCAAAGTAACTTATGGAATATTGGTGGGGGATTACTTCAACCCCTATTTCGAGGTGGTGCTTTAATTGCTGAACGTCGTGCGGCTATTGCTGCTTACGATGCTGCTGCTGCCCAGTATCGAGAAGTCGTACTGAAAGCTTTTCAAAATGTAGCGGATACGTTAAGAGCAATAGAAGCGGATGCTCGAGAAATGCGCGCACAAAAACAGGCCGAATCAGCGGCGTATACAAATTTATATTTGGTGAAACAACAATTTTCTTTAGGCGGTGTCAGTTATCTTTCTTTATTGGATGCACAACGACAATATCAGCAAACACGCATTAGTTTAGTACAAGCAGAAGCCAGTCGATACGCGGATACTGCAGCCTTATTTCAAGCTTTAGGGGGTGGATGGTGGAACTCGAATTGTCAGTAGAGGATCACAAACGTGCATAAATTAAAAAAGCATTTTACTAGGCCAATGATCATCATGTTGATCAGTGTTGGTGTGCTTTTTATTCTGGTATTTGGTTATCAAGCTATCCACCATCTTTTTATTCGACATGCGATGCAAAAAAATACTGCACCTGTTGTCACCGTTTCGGCTATGCGTGTTGAATATTCGTGGTGGCAACCCAAGATTTTGACTTATGGCAGTATGCGTGCGGTAAACGGAGTCTATGTCACCACGGAATTAGCCGGATTAGTGCGCACGGTTTATTTAAAACCTGGCTCGGAAGTTAAAGAAGGGGATGTATTAGTACAACTCAATGCTGATTCAGATGTGGCTTTACTGCATTCCCTAGAAGCGCAGGAGAAATTAGCCGAAATTAACTATCATCGTGATAGTGCGCAATTTGCTGTTAAAGCGATTAGTAAAGCCGTGCTTGATACCGATGAGCAGAATTTAAAAAATCTGCAAGCACAAGTGGCGCAACAAGCGGCTATAGTCGCCAAAAAAACTTTAAAGGCCCCCTTTAGTGGTCGTTTAGGTGTTTCGACCGTAAATGTTGGACAATATCTTAACCCAGGCGATCAAGTCATCACTTTGCAAGCTTTAGATCCATTGTATGCTGATTTTTTTATTCCGCAGCAAAAGTTAGCGCAATTACAGATAGGATCTATAGTTAACATAAAAACAGATACCTATCCAGATAAAATTTTTACTGGGAAAGTGACCACTATCAACCCAATTGTGGATGTTAATACGCGTAATGTGCAAATTGAAGCGACCATCGCTAATCCACAGTCTGAACTATATCCTGGTATGTTTGTTTCAGCCGAAGTACTTACTAGCCCAGTCAAGCAATTTTTAACTTTGCCACAGACCGCGATTAGTTTTAACCCTTATGGTGAGATAGCTTATATAGTGCAACAAAAAGGAAAAGCTAAAAATGGAAAACCACAATTGAGCGTACTACAAACCTTCGTAACCACCGGTGAAAAACGCGGTGATCAAATTGCAATTTTAGAGGGTTTAAAAGCAGGTGAAATGGTTGTTACTAGCGGACAGCTCAAACTAAAAAATGGCAGTCATGTGGTGATTAATAATTCAGTAGTACCGAATAATAATCCTGCACCGGTAGCTATTGATGAGTAAATGATGAATAAACTAACGGATTAGTTTAGGGATAGCGATTTTTATGCGCTTTACGGATATTTTCATTCAGCGGCCTGTGTTAGCGACCGTGATTAGTTTATTAATCTTGGTGCTAGGAATTCGTTCGTTAACTTTGCTACAGGTTCGACAGTATCCTTATACTGAAAATGCTGTAATAACCGTTTCTACGGTATATACCGGCGCCGATCCTGCTTTGATTGCAGGATTTATCACCACCCCTCTAGAAAATTCTATTGCCCAGGCGCAAGGAATTGATTATTTAACATCAAGTAGTACACAAGGCAGCAGCTCGATACAAGCTAATTTGTTACTGAATTATGATCCGAATAAAGCATTAACCGAAATTAATACCAAAGTAAATGCCATTCTTAATCAATTACCTAAGCAATCTCAACAACCGACATTAAGTATTGCTATCGGTGAAACCATAGACTCGATGTATATTGGTTTTTATAGTCCTAAGTTAGCGAGCAATCAAATTACTGATTATCTGACCCGAGTGGTACAGCCGAAATTACAAGCTGTAAGTGGTGTTCAGCAAGCTGAAATTGTCGGCCAACATTCATTTTCACTTCGTGCTTGGTTAGATCCCGCTAAATTAGCTTCTTATGGTTTAGGTGCCGATGATGTGGCGAATGCACTAGCTAATAATGATTTTATTGCTGCTGTTGGGCGTACTAAGGGCGATATGGTCACTGTTGATTTAACTGTAAACACGGGTTTAAACAACGTAGAACAATTTCAAAACTTAATTGTCAAAGCACAAAGTGGCGCGATTATACGTTTAAAAGATGTCGCCAAAGTGACTTTAGGTTCACAAAGTTATAACACTTCCGTAAAGTTTGATAATAAACCGGCCGTTTATATCGGCATTAAAGTGGCACCGACCGCTAACGTGCTTTCTGTTATAAAAAATATAAGAAAAGCGATGCCTGCTATCACAGCACAGTTACCACAAGGACTAAATGGAAAAATTGTTTATGATGAAAGTCGCTATATAAATAGTTCTATTCATGAAGTGATGGCCAGTTTGATAGAAGCTTTAGTAATCGTTACGTTGGTTATTTTTTTATTTTTAGGCTCTATACGTTCGGTGATTATTCCCGTTATTGCTATGCCTTTATCCTTAATAGGGGCATTTTTTATTATGCTTTTACTGGGCTATACGATAAATTTACTCACCTTGTTAGCCTTAGTATTAGCTATAGGTCTAGTCGTCGACGACGCAATTATTATTGTAGAAAATATTTATCGACATATAGAATTGGGTCAGTCACCTTTTGAAGCCGCTATCAGAGGTGCTAGAGAGTTGGCTATTCCCATTATTTCAATCTCGGTAGTTTTAATTGCAGTTTATGTACCGATAGGTTTTATGGGAGGATTAACTGGTGCTCTGTTTACTGAATTTGCCTTTACATTAGCGGGCGCGGTTGGGATTTCTGCCATTATTGCCTTAACGCTTTCTCCCATGATGTGCTCACTCTCTTTAAAACCCAGTGTTAAGGATCAACATAAAGGTTTTGTGGGTTTTATTGACGCTAAATTTGATAAATTACGTGAATTCTATGAGCGACTTTTGCATGGTTCACTGAATAATGTATCCGTAACCATTGTATTTGCATTAATTATTTTAAGTAGTATTTATTTTTTATATGTAACTTCTAAGAATGAATTAGCACCTCAAGAAGACCAAGGGCTTATTATCAGTTTATTAACGGCGGCGCCTAATGCGACTTTGCAGCAAACGCAATTATATTCCAATCAGGTGTTCAAAATTTTTGAAACTTATCCTGAAACCGATCATGTTTTTCAATTAGATGGTGTTAATGGACTTAATACTAGTATTGGTGGGATGGTCTTTAAATCATGGAATGAACGCAAGCGCACCACCAATCAATTACAACCGCAGATACAACATTTATTTGATGGCATAGCAGGAGCCCGCGTAGCTGCATTTCAAAAACCTTCTTTACCGGGTGGAGGAAGCGGATTACCCGTACAGTTTGTCATTACCACTACGGATGATTATGTTAAATTAAATGATGTTTCCCAAGCGTTATTAGATGAAGCGCGTAAGAGTGGCTTATTTGTTTATTTAGATACTGATCTTAAATTAGATAAACCTCAAGGAGCCATACAACTTGATCGCGATAAAGCATCACAACTCGGTTTAACGATGGCCGATGTGGGAGATTTATTAACCTCTGCGATGAGTGAAAATTATATTAATTATTTTAATTTTGATGGTCGTTCTTATCAAGTTATCCCGCAAGTGATACGAGGTTATCGTTTGAATGCCGATCAATTACTTAATTATTATTTAAAAATCCCCAATGGTTCGATGATTCCTTTATCAACGATAGCACAATTAAAAACTATTGTGGTACCAGAATCGATTAACCATTTTCAGCAGCTAAATTCAGCCACTATTTCAGCCGTTCCTTTCCCTGGTGTGACTATGGGCGATGCATTGCAAGGCTTGCAAAATATAGCTAAAAAAATATTTCCAGAAAACTATAATATGGATTACGCAGCTCAATCGCGTCAATACCAGCAGGAAAGTAGCGCCTTGATTTTAACTTTTTTCTTAGCATTAATTATTATTTTCCTTTGTTTGTCGGCGCAATTCGAAAGTTTTCGTGATCCATTAATTATTTTAATCAGCGTGTCTATGTCAATTTGTGGTGCACTTATTTTTATAAGCTTAGGTGTCGGTGGAGCGAGTTTAAATATATATACTGAAGTGGGTTTGGTGACGTTAATAGGCTTAATTAGCAAACATGGAATTTTGATTGTGCAATTTGCTAATGATTTACAACAAGAAGGAAATAAAAAACGTGAAGCTATACAAATGGCTGCCGGTATTCGGCTTCGACCTATCTTAATGACTACTGCTTCGATGGTTTTAGGCGTTATTCCGTTAATTTTCGCATCTGGAGCCGGTGCTATTAGCCGTTTTAATATCGGTTTAGTGATTGCTTCTGGTATTTCTATTGGTACCTTATTTACTTTATTTGTCGTGCCGGCCATGTATTTACTGTTGGCTCAGGATCATCAAGCACACACGGCAAGTGATATGCCGGGTGATCCGGTATTGAATGGATAAGTCTATTTATTTGAGATATTTACTAAGAGTTGTTAAGCTTTAGCAAATGTGAATCTTTTATAGGGATATAGGTATGAGACTCAAGGTAGTTATTTTCTCCTTGTTAGCTTTAGGGGCCAGTTGTCATGCCTTGGCTGCAGGAATCTATGACATCGACAAAGCCTATGAACAAGAAATTCTGCGCGCTCAAGTCAATGAGGCGGATTGGTTATTGAGTAGAAACCAACCCGGAGGTTTTGACCAGCCTTGTGGTTGGGTCTGTCGAATTAATGTGAGTGGTTGGATGAATACCGATGCTTATATAACTAATACACCCCCGGTCTTTGCGGTTACCAATCCTTTTTTTAATTACCCATTTGAGAATCTTCCCCCACAAGCAGTACCTTTTCGTCTCGCTACCAGCGGTAGAGCCAGTGATCTCATACTGAATAATGCCAATTTGTTTATAGATACTCGAGTTAATAATTGGATGAAGGCAAATATGTCATTGGTTTACACTTCTTTATCGGGTGTGGCAGGTGCACAAGGTGTTTATGAAATACCCAATTCTTTCTTACTCTATCGACCGATAAGCAGAACTAATCTTGATACTGCTTATGCAACGCTACAACATTTTAATGTTTCGCCAGTCTATTTACGTGTCGGTAAAGAATATGTACCCTTTGGTCAGTATGATCCCTACAGTTTCGTAACGAGCGAAAACCCAACGCAATTGCTGAGTGAAATAAATGCAACCACCGCACAACTTGGCTTTACCATGCCTAGCGGGCTCTATGGCTCTATTTATACGTTTGCAGGTCGCCCTAGGCTGGCGGATGGCGGCTCGACGCGCCGCATTCAAAATGGCGGAGTTAATTTAGGCTATACCTATAGTGATTGTATAAGTAGCTTTAATGTTGATGGTGGATATATAGGTAGTATTACTGATACTAATTTTTTATCCTCGTATTATACCAATACCAATATAGAGTTTGCGGTTAACAATGTTCCTGGTTTGCCGAATCAAAAAGCACCGGCTTATAATATAAATGCTGAATTCCAATGGGGGCCTTTCGATTTTAATGGTCATTATCTAGCAACGACTCGAAGTTTTAGAAAACCAACATTTTTAGCTTTTCCTGCTCCGCTGACGCCAGGTTTATTATCTGCGCTTACCTTTCAAAAACCAAAGTTATGGGGTTTAGAATTAGGTTTAACTTTTCCAGCCATCGCCAAACAAACTAGGCTGGCGATAGGTTATCAAGCAACCAAACATTTAGCAGGAATTTTACCGAGTAGGCGTATTTACGTGGATTATCTGATGAATATAAGTCAGTGGTTTGATGTTGGAGTCGCGATATTCCAAAACAAAGATTACAACTTTGGCGAAGATCAACTGGTGGGTATAAATGGTGTCGTGCTGAATAATGGCGCTACAGGCAATAAATCCACAGTCGGTCAGATACGCGCAAGTATTAAATTCGCTTAGCTGAATAAATTTTTTAAAGCTAATTAAATTTAAAAAAATCTATGTTGTTGAGGTTCAGTTTGTGGATTAAGATAGCGAGAGACTGCTCTACGTCGTTGCCAATTTTTCATATAGATATTAGCTAATTGCGTATCGTGAATAATTAACAAATTTTCTGCATTTTTGTTTTGCGCCGCCTTAGTAAAATTAAATGATCCCGTAATCACTTCTTTTTCATCAATAATCATGATTTTATTGTGCGCAATAGCGGGTTTATAATCTATCCAGCAGGGAATATGTTGGTTGACCAAAAAACGTGAAGCACTATATCTTTGTGTTTTTTGACTTTTATCCAGTATTACATTGACCATTACGCCGCGTTTTTTTGCTGCAACTAAATGAGCAGCGATGGGCGCAGACGTAAAGCTATACGCTTGCACAAAAATGGATTTTTTTGCGGCATCGATGACATCGGTAATTTCTTCAGTACAATTTTGACCGGGCGTAAAACAAACTTGAATAGTTGGGCAACCATTGGATTTGCTAATCGCCA from Rickettsiella endosymbiont of Miltochrista miniata encodes the following:
- a CDS encoding LbtU family siderophore porin — its product is MRLKVVIFSLLALGASCHALAAGIYDIDKAYEQEILRAQVNEADWLLSRNQPGGFDQPCGWVCRINVSGWMNTDAYITNTPPVFAVTNPFFNYPFENLPPQAVPFRLATSGRASDLILNNANLFIDTRVNNWMKANMSLVYTSLSGVAGAQGVYEIPNSFLLYRPISRTNLDTAYATLQHFNVSPVYLRVGKEYVPFGQYDPYSFVTSENPTQLLSEINATTAQLGFTMPSGLYGSIYTFAGRPRLADGGSTRRIQNGGVNLGYTYSDCISSFNVDGGYIGSITDTNFLSSYYTNTNIEFAVNNVPGLPNQKAPAYNINAEFQWGPFDFNGHYLATTRSFRKPTFLAFPAPLTPGLLSALTFQKPKLWGLELGLTFPAIAKQTRLAIGYQATKHLAGILPSRRIYVDYLMNISQWFDVGVAIFQNKDYNFGEDQLVGINGVVLNNGATGNKSTVGQIRASIKFA
- a CDS encoding efflux RND transporter permease subunit — translated: MRFTDIFIQRPVLATVISLLILVLGIRSLTLLQVRQYPYTENAVITVSTVYTGADPALIAGFITTPLENSIAQAQGIDYLTSSSTQGSSSIQANLLLNYDPNKALTEINTKVNAILNQLPKQSQQPTLSIAIGETIDSMYIGFYSPKLASNQITDYLTRVVQPKLQAVSGVQQAEIVGQHSFSLRAWLDPAKLASYGLGADDVANALANNDFIAAVGRTKGDMVTVDLTVNTGLNNVEQFQNLIVKAQSGAIIRLKDVAKVTLGSQSYNTSVKFDNKPAVYIGIKVAPTANVLSVIKNIRKAMPAITAQLPQGLNGKIVYDESRYINSSIHEVMASLIEALVIVTLVIFLFLGSIRSVIIPVIAMPLSLIGAFFIMLLLGYTINLLTLLALVLAIGLVVDDAIIIVENIYRHIELGQSPFEAAIRGARELAIPIISISVVLIAVYVPIGFMGGLTGALFTEFAFTLAGAVGISAIIALTLSPMMCSLSLKPSVKDQHKGFVGFIDAKFDKLREFYERLLHGSLNNVSVTIVFALIILSSIYFLYVTSKNELAPQEDQGLIISLLTAAPNATLQQTQLYSNQVFKIFETYPETDHVFQLDGVNGLNTSIGGMVFKSWNERKRTTNQLQPQIQHLFDGIAGARVAAFQKPSLPGGGSGLPVQFVITTTDDYVKLNDVSQALLDEARKSGLFVYLDTDLKLDKPQGAIQLDRDKASQLGLTMADVGDLLTSAMSENYINYFNFDGRSYQVIPQVIRGYRLNADQLLNYYLKIPNGSMIPLSTIAQLKTIVVPESINHFQQLNSATISAVPFPGVTMGDALQGLQNIAKKIFPENYNMDYAAQSRQYQQESSALILTFFLALIIIFLCLSAQFESFRDPLIILISVSMSICGALIFISLGVGGASLNIYTEVGLVTLIGLISKHGILIVQFANDLQQEGNKKREAIQMAAGIRLRPILMTTASMVLGVIPLIFASGAGAISRFNIGLVIASGISIGTLFTLFVVPAMYLLLAQDHQAHTASDMPGDPVLNG
- a CDS encoding efflux RND transporter periplasmic adaptor subunit, yielding MHKLKKHFTRPMIIMLISVGVLFILVFGYQAIHHLFIRHAMQKNTAPVVTVSAMRVEYSWWQPKILTYGSMRAVNGVYVTTELAGLVRTVYLKPGSEVKEGDVLVQLNADSDVALLHSLEAQEKLAEINYHRDSAQFAVKAISKAVLDTDEQNLKNLQAQVAQQAAIVAKKTLKAPFSGRLGVSTVNVGQYLNPGDQVITLQALDPLYADFFIPQQKLAQLQIGSIVNIKTDTYPDKIFTGKVTTINPIVDVNTRNVQIEATIANPQSELYPGMFVSAEVLTSPVKQFLTLPQTAISFNPYGEIAYIVQQKGKAKNGKPQLSVLQTFVTTGEKRGDQIAILEGLKAGEMVVTSGQLKLKNGSHVVINNSVVPNNNPAPVAIDE
- a CDS encoding phospholipase D family protein — translated: MLKKLLFGFLLFGICPISMSLAISKSNGCPTIQVCFTPGQNCTEEITDVIDAAKKSIFVQAYSFTSAPIAAHLVAAKKRGVMVNVILDKSQKTQRYSASRFLVNQHIPCWIDYKPAIAHNKIMIIDEKEVITGSFNFTKAAQNKNAENLLIIHDTQLANIYMKNWQRRRAVSRYLNPQTEPQQHRFF